Proteins from one Setaria italica strain Yugu1 chromosome V, Setaria_italica_v2.0, whole genome shotgun sequence genomic window:
- the LOC101772049 gene encoding uncharacterized protein LOC101772049 produces MAHYQEVDYCSEEVRSVASPAGFGRHGGVQQHVVREKFEEVDRVSRTGSHGRHHGHHGHHGHGHGSGNFVMRETTVEEDFNTCTGEFHERKESYVVRSD; encoded by the coding sequence ATGGCTCACTACCAGGAGGTTGACTACTGCTCGGAGGAGGTGAGGTCGGTGGCGAGCCCGGCCGGCTTCGGCCGCCACGGCGGCGTCCAGCAGCACGTCGTCAGGGAGAAGTTCGAGGAGGTCGACAGGGTCTCCCGCACCGGcagccacggccgccaccacggccaccacggccaccacggccacggccacggctcCGGCAACTTCGTGATGCGCGAGACCACGGTGGAGGAGGACTTCAACACCTGCACCGGCGAGTTCCACGAGCGCAAGGAGAGCTACGTCGTCAGGTCCGACTGA